From one Solanum stenotomum isolate F172 chromosome 12, ASM1918654v1, whole genome shotgun sequence genomic stretch:
- the LOC125846247 gene encoding uncharacterized protein LOC125846247: MAYISKKLARLYICDIVRLHGVPISIILDRVRANNSSARRYVSCVIDFGGHWDQFLPLVEFSYNNNYHSGIHMASFEALYRRRCRSPIRWFDAFKVRPWSTDLFKESLENVKSIWEKLLAAQSRKKEYVERKIRNLEIMEGDQVLLKVSPMKSVMRFGTRGKHILRYIGTFEVRKRVGEVAYELTLPPVLSRLHPMFHMSMLKKYHGDGNYIIRWDTVLLDENLSYKEEHVAILDSEVHKLRSKEIAYGKVQ, from the exons ATGGCTTATATTTCCAAGAAGTTAGCCAGACTCTATATCTGTGATATTGTTAGATTGCATGGAGTTCCTATTTCTATCATATTAGATAGAG TTAGAGCAAACAATTCTAGTGCTAGAAGATATGTTTCGTGCGTGATAGATTTTGGTGGTCATTGGGATCAGTTCTTACCCTTGGTAGAGTTCTCgtacaataataattatcactcgGGTATTCATATGGCTTCTTTTGAGGCATTATATAGAAGAAGATGTAGGTCTCCCATTCGTTGGTTTGATGCATTTAAGGTGAGACCTTGGAGTACTGATCTTTTTAAGGAATCATTAGAGAATGTGAAATCTATATGGGAGAAACTTCTAGCAGCTCAGAGCAGGAAGAAGGAGTATGTTGAGCGGAAGATCAGAAACTTGGAAATTATGGAGGGAGATCAAGTATtgttgaaggtttcacccatgaagagtgtgatgaggtttggtacgAGAGGTAAGCATATTCTGAGGTATATTGGGACCTTTGAAGTTCGTAAGCGTGTGGGAGAGGTGGCCTATGAATTGACTTTGCCTCCAGTCTTGTCAAGACTGCACCCAATGTTTCATATGTCTATGCTGAAGAAATATCATGGTGATGGGAACTACATTATACGCTGGGATACGGTCCTGCTTGATGAGAATTTGTCTTATAAAGAGGAGCATGTAGCTATTCTAGATAGTGAGGTCCACAAGTTGAGGTCAAAGGAGATTGCTTATGGGAAGGTTCAGTAG